Proteins found in one Deinococcus humi genomic segment:
- a CDS encoding SDR family oxidoreductase: MIVVTGATGQLGRAIIEKLVARLPVAQVGASVRDPEKAADLQALGVRVRQGDYRDPASLTRAFEGATQVLLVSSNARAYGGDPLSQHRVAIEAARNADAARIVYTSQMAAGASSAFPPALDHAATEDMLDQSGLDWTALRNGFYASSALNFLGDSPDTGLLETPADGKIAWTTHADLAEAAAVILADAGRFDGPTPPLTASQALDFAELAAAASEVLGRPIQRRVISDEEFGARMAARGTPTGAVNMMLGMYRASRAGEFATVHPTLEQLLGRPPLTVRDMFAQELGR; encoded by the coding sequence ATGATTGTCGTCACAGGAGCTACCGGCCAACTGGGCCGCGCCATCATCGAGAAGCTCGTCGCCCGCCTTCCAGTCGCCCAGGTCGGTGCCAGCGTCCGCGACCCCGAGAAAGCCGCCGACCTGCAGGCTCTTGGGGTACGGGTCCGTCAGGGTGATTACCGTGACCCGGCCAGCCTCACCCGTGCATTCGAGGGCGCCACCCAGGTGCTCCTGGTGTCCTCGAATGCACGGGCTTACGGGGGTGACCCCCTCAGTCAGCACCGCGTGGCCATCGAGGCGGCGCGCAACGCTGATGCGGCGCGGATCGTTTACACCAGCCAGATGGCTGCGGGCGCGTCCTCGGCGTTCCCTCCTGCGCTCGATCACGCCGCTACCGAGGACATGCTGGATCAGTCCGGTCTGGACTGGACGGCCCTGCGCAACGGCTTCTACGCCTCAAGCGCTCTAAACTTCCTGGGCGATTCACCCGACACTGGTCTGCTCGAAACACCGGCAGACGGTAAAATTGCTTGGACGACCCATGCTGATCTGGCTGAAGCGGCCGCGGTAATTCTTGCTGACGCTGGCCGATTTGACGGGCCGACACCGCCGCTCACTGCGTCGCAGGCGCTCGACTTCGCTGAGCTTGCTGCTGCCGCTTCTGAGGTACTGGGCCGTCCCATCCAGCGCCGGGTCATTTCCGATGAGGAGTTCGGCGCCAGGATGGCAGCGCGGGGCACACCGACAGGCGCCGTGAATATGATGCTCGGTATGTATCGGGCAAGCCGCGCGGGCGAGTTTGCTACTGTCCACCCTACCCTTGAGCAACTGCTGGGACGCCCCCCACTGACCGTACGTGACATGTTTGCCCAGGAGCTCGGCCGTTGA